The Chitinophagales bacterium genome contains the following window.
ATAGCGGAACCAAGTATTGATCCAACGTGCTCTTTGTTTAACCAATTGATCACTTTTGGATGTTTTTTCATCATATACTATCGCGTCTTCTGCAAAAGCAATGCGAACATCTCTTTTGACAATCTCAGCTTGCAAAACCTTATCAAAACCTGCACCTTGTATATTTAAATGCGCTAAGCAGGCTTTGTATAATTCGGTTTGGAATGTCATACCAGAACCGGATAGCGTAGCGGATGCACCTATGCTGAATAATACATGGCCATCAAAGAAATGGTAGTACAAATCTCTCGCTGCATCAAGTTTGGCAATTTGTGTATCCTTGTTTTTGGCTTTTCTGAGCCCTTGTATAGCTGTATGGCCTGCCACGACATAGCGATTAAGTGCTGATAGTAAACCGGGCTCAGCAATATTATCGCTATCCATAATAACGATATAGTTATGTGGTCGCTTAAAATGATCAATTGCGTAGAAATGAGAACCTGTATTGCTGGCAATAACAGTAGGTGGTTGTAATAAAATTACCCTTGCATCAGTAAAGTTCAGATTTGATGTATCGCAGTTGTCTGCTACAACATAGATCAGGTAGTCCGCGTAATCTTGTTTTAGTAATGCACCAACAACTGCGGGCAATGATTCAGTGTACTGATAGGCAGTAACTATTACACCAAAATCTGCAGGGGCATGGTTAGCTGAGCCGACTTTACTATACTTGTTCTTTGCCTTAAGCTTGTAGTAAACATAAATCAGTAAGGGAAATATCAGGTGATATCCGATTAGTAGCTGAAGTAAGATCAAGAAGTAGTCCATTATGCGCTGTTTATGGGTTATCCATTCAGCAGTTTCTTCAGAAAACTTTTCTTTTCTCTCGTGCTGAGCGTTTTGTTGTAAACCCAGCCGGTCATTTTACCATTTATTTCTTTCAGGTAGTCAATAGCATGTTTGTCATCATCTGAAAGCGCCTTGCCATTTTCAAAAACAGGCAAAATTTTTCTAGCAAACATGCTCCACTCTTTAGCGTTGTGTGAATGCTCAAGTGAAGATCCTTCAATGAATATAATATCGAAGTTGTTGGCTAATTGCTGGATTTGATGAATAATGGTATGATAGTCCTGCAACTCGAGAATTGAAATGTCTTCTCCTTTGTTACCCAATACGGCAATTGTATTTTCTCTGGGTATATCGAATACGTTCATCGTGCCCTGGATATAGTCTTCCAGAAAAACAGATGTGTCAAACATTTTTGTGATGGCAGGATCTTTGAAATGTCCATCAATAATCAGTACTCTTTTCTTGATCTTGGCATAAGCATATGCAAGACTGAGCGTAGTGAAAGTTTTACCTGCACCTTCACGTAAGCTTGTAATCAAACAGAGTCTTGAGTCGCCCACTTCTTTATCAACCTCAAAACGGAGCGCACGTAATGCATTCTTGAACTGTGGAGTTTGAAAATGCTGACCATTTTCCCAAGCAGATAAAATGTGTAAGTCCCGCGATGCCAGCATGGGTAGTTGTCCAAGTACAGGTAATCTTGTTTTGCCAACAAGGGTTTTAGCATCATGTATCGACTGGTCAAAATAGAAGACAATGACAAGTACAGCGAGATAAAGTACAAAAGTGACAACACCTGCAAGAATTACTAAGAAGATTTTCTTGGAGGGCTGTGCCTGATTAGGCATGGCCACTTCTACCTGGCGAAGCTGTAATGCATAGCTTGCTTCCAGATTTGCCTGGTTGTACTTATACAATACTTCCAGGTATTCTTTACTGGCTAGGTCGATATCCCCTTCATAGGTCTGAATCACTGCTTCATGTGGCATCAGTAGGTCTAGGCGCTGATTAAGCGTGGTGATTTCGTTTTGCAGTGTAGCAATACTGTTCTTAGCCATCTCAAGATCCACTTCCAGTTTCAGTTTCTGTGCTACCAGACTTTGTTTGGTGGATAGCGGACTGTAAACATTGCGGTCTGTAGATAATTTGATTTGTTTATCAAGAATCGCCATCAAAGAATCACGGCGCTTCAGGTAAACGATGTTATAATTGTTTCGGATCAGCTCATCACTATTCCGCTGCAATTGTGCTTTGGTTTCTATCAGCTTTTCATTGATCTCTTCTGCAGATCGCTCTAGGTATTGCTGATCGGAAGGATCAAATTTTTGATTAATGACTTTCAGTGTTCCTGAATTGGCTGCAATACTTTGTTCCAGCTTTTGTTTTTCTGCTTCGTAAGATGATATCTGATTGTAGAGTGCTCGGGCCTGTTCAGGAAGACTCAGGATTCTGTTTTGCAATTTGTAGCCCTTCAGCTCCTGAATTTTATTATTCAAGGTGTCTTGCTTCATGGCTACAAGCTTCTCAAGAAAACGAACACCTTTTTCCTGGTTCTCACGAAGGATAGTTGTGTAGTAAGTAATAAATTCATTACAAACTGTATTCACAACAAAAGCAGATAAAACCGGATTTTCAGATTCGAACTCTATATCAATGAAATCACTGTATTCCCAGCGATAAATTTTCAATTTTTTCAACAGAGAGGCATCATCGTAGCCCATCGAGATGAGCACTTTGTATAAACCGAATTGATCATTATCCCAAAGTGAAAGCGCCTCTCTTTCATTGTATTTCTTGGTATAGACTTCGATAGCATGCTTTCTTGCAGCAGGATTTAGATCAATTACATTCTGGCTTGCTTTGCGGTAAGGCTTTTTGTCAAGCAAATCATGCAGCATTAACTTATAAGAAACCTGATCGAGTATCAGTTTCAACTGCATGGTTTGAATCAGGTTGCTGAACTCCTGATTAACTTCAGACTCACTTTTGCTTTTGTCTGAACCGGGTATCTTTTTCGTGTCATCAACAATACCGGTGGCTACTCTTGCTCTGGAGATATACGTGTCTGGCAATTTCCTGATCAGAAAAAAAGTGATGATGATTGCTAACAGGGGTAATGCCAGCAGCCATATCAGGTGTTTCCTAAGCAGTTTTATGAAATACTTCAACTCCATTATTGCACAGATTCCAGGGTTACGCCAATCAATTCTTCCAGTCTGCTTTTGGCCGTCATTAATGCAGCTTCAGCTTCGGTTATCTTCTGTCTGTTTTCAGCCATCAGCATTAAAGAGCGATTGTAATTCTCAAATGTTTCTTCTCCTTTCTCAAAACGATACTTTGTTTGCTTCAGCACAGCTTCTGCATCCAGCATCACTTGTCTGCGCATTTTCAGCAGCTGTTGTTGTTGTAAGAAAGTGTAGTAACGTGATTTTACTTCTGTTGTTAGCAGTAATTCGTATTCTGCTTTTTCCAGCTTGGCCACTTCCAGATCTTTTTTGCTCATATTGATCTGTGGCTTTTTCTGCAGGATTGCGCCTAAATTGATATTGAATCCAATCTGATAACCATTCAGCAGATTTGGATTGACAAGGGTTGTAGAATTATTGGGGCTATACAGGTAAAAGAAGTTGAATACTTCGAACCAAGACATTTTGTCTTTCTTCAGCATGAAAGCCGCTTTATCTACTCTTGAATCAAAAGCTTTCACTTTAGGATAGTTTTCCTTAGCGAGTGAAATCAGTCTGGCAATATATTCAGGCGACACATCCTGTATGATGGATTCCTGAGCTAATCCCTTGGTGATTTGGATGCTTAAGAAAAGAATGAGCAGAAGCGATTTTGCGCAGGTAAGATAACTGCGCCTGAGTTGTGGGCTTTTTGGTATTTGATGAAATGTGTAAGACACAATAAATCAGGCGTTTAAAGGTAAACAATACTGATCTGAAACGAAACAAACTTATCCACGCTGCTCACACATTTTCCTTCTGGAAAAGCGCAGGAATCGTTCTCAGAATTAGTAGTATATCCTTCCAGAAACTATTGTCCCGGGCATAGGCATTGTCTAGCATAATTCTTTCTTCTTCAGACATTTCTCCGGCCTTGCCTCTTTTCTCTACCTGCCACAAGCCGGTGATGCCGGCAGGGGCCATAAAACGCATCATATACTTGTCTGTTGTGAGCTTCTCAGCTTCGTAGAGTGGCAATGGTCTGTTGCCTACAATACTCATGTCGCCAATCAGTACATTCCAGAGCTGTGGCAATTCATCAAAGCTGGTGTTCCTGATGAATTTACCCACTTTGGTTATTCTTGGATCATTCTGAATCTTGAGGAATGCCGCACCGGCTTCGGCTTTTTGACGCTTTTCGTAGATTTTTTCACACAGGGTCTCCTGATCAGTATAAATCGGCCGCTGACAGGCAGTTCCATTGGCTTTACATGCATCACATAGGAAATTACCTGTATCTGGTTGCTCTTGAGTTAGGGCCGAAGTGCCATATTGATTCAGGTGTTTTAGCTCTTTGAGTTTCCTGTCTGCATTGGTGTACATAGATCTAAACTTGTAGAACCTGAAAATTTTATAACCTGTACCAACGCGCAGTGAGTAATATATCACGGGGCCATTCGACTCCAGTTTGATCAGTAAGATTACCAGTATGATCAGTGGGGATAAGAGGAGCAGGGCAGTTCCTGCTACCAGTATGTCAAAAAGCCTTTTGATCAATGGGGTTTTGTATTCAAAACGTTTGGCTTCCTGCATACGGCCTGTCAGGGTATGCCAATGCTCTGTAAGGAAGCAGATTCTGAGCTGTACAGCATGCAGGTCTAAGGGTAATTCAAAGACTTCAGCAATACCTGAGCTTTGTGCAATTGATAATAAATTCTGGCTTCTGTTTTCAGCGATCAGACAAATAGGGAAACGCTGGTGATATTGCTTCTGTATCTGTGTGGCTAGATTCACTCCATTGGCTGAGAGAATTTCTGCCTGAGCCAATAAGAGCACTTTCGTCGAATGTGCTTGTTCATTGATGGCGGTTAAGAAGGCAGTTGCATCTTCATGAATAAGTAAGCGGTACGACTGAGGCAATAATTGCAATAGCTTTTCAGCCAGTTGCTTGTCTTTGCTCAGCAAAAGAATGGTAAACCGTTGGTCGTCTATGGTCATCTGCTCTAAGATACGGTGATGCCGCTTCTTTTCAATACCACTTTTATCCGTGCCTCTAGTTCCAGCGGATTGAAGGGTTTAACGATATAATCTTCTGCGCCGGCCTCCAGACATTTGATTCTGGTGGCAGATTCGGTGTCCCCGGACAAAACAATAACAGGTATGGATTTAAAATAACTGCTTGCCTTCACTTGCTGTAGGAGCTCAAGTCCGCCCATATTGGGTGTAGTCAGGTCAGAAATAATTAGCTGAACCATATTGCCGTTTTGCAGATAAGCCATTGCTTCCAGCCCATCAGCACAAACGAAAACGTCAAACTTTTTGCTGAGAAATTTCTGCAGAACCAGTTGTATAGGTTCTGCATCTTCCACAACTAGAATTCTCGGTAATTGGGGGGTGTTGTCGCTCATATCAGGTTAAGGTTGCCGCACTTGCTTGCGTACAGAATACATTGCAATATACTCGGTTTCAGACGCAATTCTGTGTTTCTGCTAGCTGAATCTATTTTTTAATATGATCTTTTGAAACCCTGTAGGAATGATTTCTTTAGAAAAGTGGACGGGGCTTTTCCAGTATTTCAAAAACGGTTTCATTTGGTGCAAGTATCAACATACTTCTGACCCGGCCATGTATTGGGTCTTCATAAGCAATGATATCGCTTAAGATGGCTGCCTTTTGCTGTATGGCCAATGCTTTTACCTCATCCAGATTCTTGGTAAAAACGGTATACATGCCAACCCCTCTGTTGGGTAGTCTGGGTTTTGATTTCGGCCCGGTCTTCACCCCATCTCTGAAATCCATCAAATTGATATGCCCGTTGGAAGCACCTTTGGCAAAGACCATCGTATACCTGTAGCGTATTCCATCCTCCAGGCCAAGTACTGAATTTTTGCCTGTGGCCAGTTCATTGTCGCGCCTTACTTCCCAGCCCAACACATACCTGAAAAAACTGATCATCGCGTCGCTCATGCCGGTTACAACAAATGTGGCAAAGCTGGGTCCTCCCAAACCAGTTACGGGATCATAAGCAGAAGGCTGCTGTTGCCCATTGTTCATATCAAAGCTGGTGTAATGCACAAAGTCAGGCCCCAGGTAAATGGCTTCCGGGATATTGGTCATGCCTTCATCCTGTTTGTTAGGAATAGCCGTTTTAGATTTAAATCCAATTGCTTTCAAATTCTGATCAAGTCTTGTCTGGTTCATGTTGGGAAACCCAATTGCGAAAGTGCCCAGTGCCCTTGTTTGATAACCCTCTTGAATCAATGGGGTTGGTTTGCTGCATACCAATAAACGGATACGGATTGTTTCCTCTACTTCTGCGCGGCTTAGCTCATATAACTGCCAGTCTAAGGAAGCTGGCAGTTTCCATTGTTGGATCAGTGTCTTTCGCTGTAGCGTAGTCAGTTTCACGGGTCCGATAAGCTGCATACCCATACCCTGAACAAATAAGCGTTTAGCGCTGTCCAGATTTGCAGTACTTAGGGTAATGGTTTGGAGTTGAAAACAGAGTGCATCTTCTGCTTTTGAAACCGGCATGTTTATCTCGAGCGTGGAAGGTTTAATTTGTTGTGCCGCTACTGATGTACTACCTGCAATGCAAGAAATGAAAACCAGATAAAGATAAAAACGGGTCAGTTGCATGGCTGCTGCTTTTGGTAAGAATGGATGTGTTTGAATCGTTCTTACATAGATATGTTGGTATTGCTCAGGAGCAAAGGAACTAAATTTAAAACAGTTAACGGAAAGCGGGTTGTGTGTATTTCGATGGAGCAATACCAGCCCAGTATTTTTTCTATTGCTTTTCTGCTAAAGGTGTAACTTGTATGAATGCTCAAAGGGCTGAAATACTTACTGCTGCTGTATATGGGTTTTTTTACTACCCATGTACTGGCCCAATCCTGCCCGCCAAATATTGATTTTGAATCAGGCACTTTGCTTGGCTGGAAATGCGATACAGGAAGGGTTTTGGCAAGTGGTACGCCTATATTATGGGAGAGCGGTCAGGTTTTTGGCAAGCACGATGTGTTTAGGAATGAACCGGTAATGGGT
Protein-coding sequences here:
- a CDS encoding glycosyltransferase; translation: MILLQLLIGYHLIFPLLIYVYYKLKAKNKYSKVGSANHAPADFGVIVTAYQYTESLPAVVGALLKQDYADYLIYVVADNCDTSNLNFTDARVILLQPPTVIASNTGSHFYAIDHFKRPHNYIVIMDSDNIAEPGLLSALNRYVVAGHTAIQGLRKAKNKDTQIAKLDAARDLYYHFFDGHVLFSIGASATLSGSGMTFQTELYKACLAHLNIQGAGFDKVLQAEIVKRDVRIAFAEDAIVYDEKTSKSDQLVKQRARWINTWFRYFKFGFNLLGKGITNASFNQTIFGLVLLRPPLFIFLVLSGICMMLNLFFNLTGFFLWIIGFGCFFLSFYIALRESKADKSIYKALLHAPVFIFYQILALMHIRRANKLSVATQHYHNNDSNLPE
- a CDS encoding TolC family protein, with amino-acid sequence MSYTFHQIPKSPQLRRSYLTCAKSLLLILFLSIQITKGLAQESIIQDVSPEYIARLISLAKENYPKVKAFDSRVDKAAFMLKKDKMSWFEVFNFFYLYSPNNSTTLVNPNLLNGYQIGFNINLGAILQKKPQINMSKKDLEVAKLEKAEYELLLTTEVKSRYYTFLQQQQLLKMRRQVMLDAEAVLKQTKYRFEKGEETFENYNRSLMLMAENRQKITEAEAALMTAKSRLEELIGVTLESVQ
- a CDS encoding sugar transferase produces the protein MTIDDQRFTILLLSKDKQLAEKLLQLLPQSYRLLIHEDATAFLTAINEQAHSTKVLLLAQAEILSANGVNLATQIQKQYHQRFPICLIAENRSQNLLSIAQSSGIAEVFELPLDLHAVQLRICFLTEHWHTLTGRMQEAKRFEYKTPLIKRLFDILVAGTALLLLSPLIILVILLIKLESNGPVIYYSLRVGTGYKIFRFYKFRSMYTNADRKLKELKHLNQYGTSALTQEQPDTGNFLCDACKANGTACQRPIYTDQETLCEKIYEKRQKAEAGAAFLKIQNDPRITKVGKFIRNTSFDELPQLWNVLIGDMSIVGNRPLPLYEAEKLTTDKYMMRFMAPAGITGLWQVEKRGKAGEMSEEERIMLDNAYARDNSFWKDILLILRTIPALFQKENV
- a CDS encoding response regulator transcription factor; the protein is MSDNTPQLPRILVVEDAEPIQLVLQKFLSKKFDVFVCADGLEAMAYLQNGNMVQLIISDLTTPNMGGLELLQQVKASSYFKSIPVIVLSGDTESATRIKCLEAGAEDYIVKPFNPLELEARIKVVLKRSGITVS